One region of Citrus sinensis cultivar Valencia sweet orange chromosome 6, DVS_A1.0, whole genome shotgun sequence genomic DNA includes:
- the LOC102627672 gene encoding pentatricopeptide repeat-containing protein At1g66345, mitochondrial, giving the protein MLPLRQRIQFIISKSFCKSSHLLLPKFIHSTRKPKSNSLVTAICDCFRRGWNWDTLSKQFNSIHLNDSLVENVLLELKEPVDAKRALGFFHWSAHHKSYQHNLCSYSVTIHILVQARLLVDARALIESVLEKHIGDDSRFSVVDSLLDTYNVADSIPLVFDLLVQTYSKMRLFEVAFDVCCYLEQRGFSLSLISFNTLIHVVTKSDRNDLVWRIYQHMLENIRYPNEATIRTLISALCKGGQLQTYVDMLDRIHGKRCSPMVIVNTSLILRIIQEERIEEGMVLLKRMLRKNMIHDTIAYSLIVYAKVKMGNLESALVVYEEMLKRGFSANSFVYTTFIGAYCEYGKIEEANCLMQEMENAGLKPYDETFNLLIEGCAKAKRIEESLSYCEQMMSRKLLPSCSAFNEMIRRLCECGNAKQANGMLTLALDKGFSPNEITYSHLIGGYAKEGEIQEVLKLYYEMEYKSISPTLPAYTSLISSLCQCGKLEEADKYFKIMKSHSLVPGVDIYESLVGIHLEKGNKAKALHLCEEMVSEGLKPSTSYLCSASTCRG; this is encoded by the coding sequence ATGCTTCCACTCCGTCAAAGAATTCAATTTATCATCTCTAAATCATTCTGCAAATCCAGCCACTTACTGTTGCCCAAATTCATTCATAGTACCAGAAAGCCAAAGAGTAACTCACTGGTGACAGCCATTTGTGATTGTTTTAGAAGAGGCTGGAACTGGGACACACTCAGTAAGCAATTCAATTCCATTCATTTAAACGATTCTCTCGTTGAGAATGTATTGCTAGAACTGAAAGAACCTGTCGATGCAAAACGCGCTTTGGGGTTCTTCCATTGGTCGGCTCATCATAAATCCTATCAACACAATCTTTGTTCTTACAGTGtcactattcacatattagTTCAAGCAAGACTGCTTGTTGATGCCCGTGCTTTAATCGAATCAGTTTTGGAAAAACATATTGGAGATGATTCGAGATTCTCAGTCGTGGATTCACTGCTTGATACTTATAATGTTGCGGATTCAATTCCGCTTGTGTTTGATTTGTTGGTACAGACTTATTCTAAAATGAGATTGTTTGAGGTTGCTTTTGATGTTTGTTGCTACTTAGAACAACGTGGGTTCTCTTTAAGTTTAATAAGTTTCAATACTTTGATTCATGTTGTGACAAAATCTGATAGGAATGATCTAGTGTGGCGAATTTATCAGCATatgttagaaaatataagatacccaaatgaaGCGACAATTAGAACTTTGATTAGTGCTTTATGCAAAGGAGGGCAGTTGCAAACTTATGTGGATATGTTGGATAGGATTCATGGGAAAAGATGTTCTCCTATGGTGATTGTTAATACGAGTTTGATTTTAAGGATTATACAAGAGGAAAGAATTGAAGAGGGTATGGTGTTATTGAAGAGAATGTTACGAAAGAATATGATTCATGATACCATTGCttactcattaattgtttatgcTAAAGTGAAAATGGGGAACTTGGAGTCAGCGTTGGTGGTGTATGAAGAAATGCTCAAGAGAGGATTTAGTGcaaattcttttgtttataCTACATTTATAGGAGCCTATTGTGAGTATGGAAAAATTGAAGAAGCAAATTGTTTGATGCAAGAAATGGAAAATGCGGGTTTGAAGCCTTATGATGAAACCTTTAACCTGCTTATTGAGGGCTGTGCAAAAGCAAAAAGGATAGAAGAAAGTTTAAGTTACTGTGAGCAAATGATGAGCAGAAAACTTCTTCCTAGTTGTTCAGCCTTCAATGAGATGATAAGAAGGTTATGCGAGTGTGGGAATGCGAAGCAAGCCAATGGGATGCTAACTCTGGCATTAGATAAAGGGTTTTCACCTAATGAGATCACATACTCTCATCTCATAGGTGGGTATGCAAAGGAAGGTGAGATTCAAGAAGTTTTGAAGCTCTATTATGAGATGGAGTACAAGTCAATCTCTCCGACACTGCCAGCTTACACATCTTTGATTAGTAGCCTTTGCCAATGTGGAAAACTAGAGGAAGCAgataagtattttaaaatcatgaaaagtCACTCATTAGTTCCAGGTGTAGATATTTACGAGTCATTAGTCGGTATCCACCTTGAAAAGGGTAATAAAGCAAAAGCCCTTCACCTTTGTGAAGAGATGGTTTCTGAAGGATTGAAACCTAGCACTTCATACCTCTGCAGTGCTAGTACCTGTAGAGGCTAG
- the LOC102628253 gene encoding geranylgeranyl pyrophosphate synthase 7, chloroplastic-like — protein MAISATIHSYCNSVLHNYPISDFKTLSKIRVLRLKEFPMKIKASYAAHSALVQPLQAEEIVKLVIIPPLPIFQFEEYMTSKAKRVNKALDETVQLRHPAKIHEAMRYSLLAGGKRVRPVLCIASCELVGGDESSAMPVACALEMIHTMSLVHDDLPCMDNDDFRRGKPTNHKVFGEDTAILAGDALLSLAFEHVAAKSTEISPDRVVRAIAELGSAVGSEGLVAGEIMDIDSEGKDVSLNELENIHLHKTAKLLEAAVVCGAIIGGGNMIEVERVRKYARCIGLLFQVVDDILDVTKSSKELGKTAGKDLVSDKATYPKLMGIENARKFACDLLAQATEELAYFEVARAAPLYHLAYYIASRQH, from the coding sequence ATGGCAATCTCTGCAACCATCCATAGCTATTGCAATTCAGTCCTCCACAATTATCCAATCAGTGATTTTAAAACCCTCTCTAAGATCCGAGTTCTCCGCTTGAAAGAGTTTCCCATGAAAATTAAAGCCAGTTATGCTGCACATTCAGCTTTGGTGCAACCGCTCCAGGCTGAAGAAATTGTCAAGCTGGTAATCATACCTCCACTACCCATTTTCCAGTTTGAAGAATACATGACCAGCAAGGCGAAACGCGTGAACAAAGCATTAGATGAGACAGTGCAGTTGCGACATCCAGCAAAGATACATGAGGCCATGAGATACTCTCTTCTTGCGGGAGGCAAGCGCGTTCGTCCTGTTTTGTGTATTGCTTCGTGTGAATTAGTAGGAGGAGATGAGTCTTCAGCAATGCCAGTGGCTTGTGCATTGGAGATGATTCATACCATGTCCCTTGTCCACGATGATCTCCCTTGCATGGACAACGATGATTTCAGACGAGGAAAGCCAACAAATCATAAAGTTTTTGGTGAAGATACCGCAATCCTTGCAGGTGATGCTCTCCTCTCCCTTGCCTTTGAACATGTAGCAGCCAAGAGCACTGAAATTTCACCTGACCGTGTAGTTCGAGCCATTGCTGAGCTAGGTTCAGCTGTTGGCTCCGAAGGGCTTGTAGCAGGAGAAATTATGGACATTGATTCCGAAGGGAAAGATGTGAGTttgaatgaattggaaaatatTCATCTGCACAAAACAGCAAAGCTTTTAGAGGCTGCTGTTGTTTGTGGAGCGATAATCGGAGGAGGAAATATGATTGAAGTAGAAAGAGTTAGAAAATATGCAAGGTGTATTGGGTTGTTATTTCAAGTAGTGGACGATATCTTGGATGTGACTAAGTCATCAAAGGAGTTAGGAAAGACAGCAGGAAAAGATCTGGTGAGTGATAAGGCCACATATCCAAAGCTGATGGGTATTGAAAATGCCAGGAAATTTGCATGTGATTTGTTGGCTCAAGCCACAGAAGAGCTTGCTTATTTTGAAGTTGCAAGGGCCGCCCCCTTGTACCATCTGGCTTACTACATTGCGAGTAGACAACATTAA